A genomic segment from Pseudomonas sessilinigenes encodes:
- a CDS encoding amino acid ABC transporter permease: MEFDFSGIVPAIPGLWNGMLMTLKLMVLGVVGGIILGTLLALMRLSHNKLLANIAGAYVNYFRSIPLLLVITWFYLAVPFVLRWITGEDTPIGAFTSCIVAFMMFEAAYFCEIVRAGVQSIPKGQMGAAQALGMTYGQTMRLIILPQAFRKMTPLLLQQSIILFQDTSLVYTVGLVDFLNASRSSGDIIGRSNEFLIFAGLVYFTISFAASLLVKRLQKRFAV; encoded by the coding sequence ATGGAATTCGACTTCTCGGGCATCGTCCCGGCCATTCCCGGCCTGTGGAACGGCATGCTGATGACCCTCAAGCTGATGGTCCTGGGCGTAGTCGGGGGGATCATCCTCGGCACCCTGCTGGCCCTGATGCGCCTGTCCCACAACAAGCTGCTGGCGAACATCGCCGGCGCCTACGTCAACTACTTCCGCTCGATCCCGCTGCTGCTGGTGATCACCTGGTTCTACCTGGCGGTGCCTTTCGTGCTGCGCTGGATCACCGGCGAAGACACCCCGATCGGCGCGTTCACCTCGTGCATCGTGGCCTTCATGATGTTCGAAGCAGCGTACTTCTGCGAAATCGTCCGGGCCGGCGTGCAGTCGATCCCCAAGGGCCAGATGGGCGCCGCCCAGGCCCTGGGCATGACCTACGGCCAGACCATGCGCCTGATCATCCTGCCCCAGGCCTTTCGCAAGATGACCCCACTGCTGCTGCAGCAGAGCATCATCCTGTTCCAGGACACCTCCCTGGTATACACCGTGGGCCTGGTGGACTTCCTCAATGCCTCGCGCTCCAGCGGCGACATCATCGGCCGCTCCAATGAATTCCTGATCTTCGCCGGTCTGGTGTATTTCACAATCAGCTTCGCCGCCTCGCTGCTGGTCAAGCGTCTGCAAAAAAGGTTCGCCGTATGA
- a CDS encoding sigma-54-dependent transcriptional regulator: MLGCQQALALEDIPCIGVGSAEDALVQVGENFPGIVISDIRLPGIDGLELLTRLKARDRSLPVVLITGHGDISMAVGAMQKGAYDFMEKPFSPERLVDVARRALEQRGLAREVSSLRRQLAERNSLEGRIIGRSPAMQNLRELIANVADTSANVLIEGETGTGKELVARCLHDFSRRQQQQFVALNCGGLPENLFESEIFGHEANAFTGAGKRRIGKIEHAHQGTLFLDEVESMPINLQIKLLRVLQERTLERLGSNQSVAVDCRVIAATKSDLDELSRAKEFRSDLYYRLNVVTLELPPLRERREDILQLFEHFLQQSSLRFDRAPPELDNQTLSSLMSHDWPGNVRELRNVAERFALGLPAFKKAGGNSGQGLGFAEAVEAFERNLLNDALQRSGGNLSQASQELGMAKTTLFDKVKKYGLSH, encoded by the coding sequence CTGCTGGGTTGCCAACAGGCCCTGGCACTGGAAGACATCCCCTGCATCGGCGTGGGCAGTGCCGAAGACGCCCTGGTCCAGGTCGGTGAAAACTTCCCCGGTATCGTGATCAGCGATATTCGCCTTCCAGGCATCGACGGCCTGGAACTGCTGACCCGCCTCAAGGCCCGTGATCGCAGCCTGCCGGTGGTCCTGATCACTGGGCACGGCGATATTTCCATGGCCGTCGGCGCGATGCAGAAAGGTGCCTACGACTTCATGGAGAAGCCCTTTTCCCCCGAGCGCCTGGTGGACGTGGCCCGCCGCGCCCTGGAGCAACGGGGCCTGGCCCGGGAGGTGAGCTCGCTGCGGCGCCAGCTGGCCGAGCGCAACTCCCTGGAGGGCCGGATCATCGGTCGCTCGCCAGCCATGCAGAACTTGCGGGAGCTGATCGCCAACGTCGCCGATACCTCGGCCAACGTGCTGATCGAGGGCGAGACAGGTACCGGCAAGGAGCTGGTCGCGCGTTGCCTGCACGACTTCAGCCGGCGCCAGCAGCAGCAATTCGTCGCCCTGAACTGCGGCGGCTTGCCGGAAAACCTCTTCGAGAGCGAAATCTTCGGGCATGAAGCCAATGCCTTCACCGGCGCCGGCAAGCGACGGATCGGCAAGATCGAGCATGCGCACCAGGGCACCCTGTTCCTCGATGAAGTGGAAAGCATGCCCATCAACCTGCAGATCAAGCTGCTGCGGGTCTTGCAGGAACGCACTCTGGAGCGCCTCGGCTCGAACCAGAGCGTCGCCGTGGACTGCCGGGTCATCGCGGCCACCAAGTCGGACCTGGACGAACTGAGCCGGGCCAAGGAGTTTCGCAGCGACCTCTACTACCGCCTCAACGTGGTAACCCTGGAGCTGCCTCCCCTGCGCGAGCGGCGCGAGGATATCCTGCAATTGTTCGAACACTTCCTGCAGCAATCGTCCCTGCGTTTCGACCGAGCGCCACCGGAGCTGGACAACCAGACCCTGTCGAGCCTGATGAGCCATGACTGGCCGGGCAACGTGCGAGAGCTGCGCAATGTCGCCGAGCGCTTCGCCCTGGGCCTGCCGGCCTTCAAGAAAGCAGGCGGCAACAGCGGCCAGGGGCTGGGCTTTGCCGAGGCCGTGGAAGCCTTTGAACGCAACCTGTTGAACGATGCCTTGCAACGCAGCGGCGGTAACCTCAGCCAGGCCAGCCAGGAGCTGGGCATGGCCAAGACCACGCTGTTCGACAAGGTCAAGAAGTACGGCCTGAGCCACTGA
- a CDS encoding MipA/OmpV family protein, whose translation MPRLFPSSLLAGLLSLGLACSAWGDSGITGELGLGIGYQPHDPTGSRYDTTPLPYLDLDWGDVSLSGDDGLTWDAFKSNGVSMGPYINYLQGRNADGSLRGLRDVPDMADVGGFIQYAPDDFWRVFASVGQAVGGGGGQGGMLGKIGGEIGYPLGMGIIGSNNLTLHFADARQNQTFFGVSTKEFLASGIERYHAGGGLQNFTLTQNIQVPLGNNWSLVASASWIRLVNSAANSTIVRDKGEVNQGQVQTAISYKF comes from the coding sequence ATGCCAAGGCTATTCCCTTCATCCCTGCTCGCCGGACTGCTGTCGCTGGGCCTGGCCTGCAGCGCCTGGGGCGACTCCGGCATCACCGGCGAACTGGGATTGGGTATCGGCTACCAGCCCCATGACCCCACGGGCAGCCGCTATGACACCACCCCATTGCCGTACCTGGACCTGGATTGGGGGGATGTCAGCCTGAGCGGTGACGATGGCCTGACCTGGGATGCCTTCAAGAGCAATGGCGTGAGCATGGGCCCCTACATCAATTACCTGCAGGGGCGTAACGCCGACGGCTCGCTGCGTGGCTTGCGGGACGTGCCCGACATGGCCGACGTGGGTGGCTTCATCCAATATGCCCCGGACGATTTCTGGCGGGTGTTCGCTTCGGTGGGCCAGGCCGTCGGGGGCGGCGGTGGCCAAGGCGGCATGCTGGGCAAGATCGGTGGCGAGATCGGCTACCCGTTGGGCATGGGGATCATCGGTAGCAACAACCTGACCCTGCATTTTGCCGACGCCCGGCAGAACCAGACCTTCTTCGGTGTCAGCACCAAGGAGTTCCTGGCTTCCGGCATCGAGCGCTATCACGCCGGTGGCGGCCTGCAGAACTTCACACTGACCCAGAACATCCAGGTGCCCCTGGGCAACAACTGGTCGCTGGTGGCCAGTGCCAGCTGGATCCGCCTGGTCAACTCGGCGGCCAACAGCACCATCGTGCGTGACAAGGGCGAGGTCAACCAGGGGCAGGTGCAGACCGCCATCAGCTACAAGTTCTGA
- a CDS encoding fatty acid desaturase family protein, which translates to MARPAYRLLAYSLWDLIPIVMALAHFAFVLWLTLDFHALSWWVIIPSALLYAVSLSWSINSISHNQIHNAYFTPAWMNRAFDLLLSVTIGFSQTLYRDIHNRHHRGNSDLPDAHGKTIDPLSIYLHGKDGQPDNPWAYTFLSFFRDDPKEIYQEMQRKRPDDARWVKVEIAVTVAFYLALAFFDWHAVLVLLPFWYLGQSLSSLNGYYEHLGGNPDLPIAWGVSSYSPLYNLIWMNNGYHAEHHYRPKMHWTKVKAFHRQIREEQRAAGVKVIPVSHGLGFLVSHRR; encoded by the coding sequence ATGGCCCGACCTGCCTACCGTTTACTCGCCTATTCCCTCTGGGACCTGATTCCGATCGTCATGGCCCTGGCGCATTTCGCCTTTGTCCTGTGGCTGACCCTGGATTTCCATGCCTTGTCCTGGTGGGTCATCATCCCGTCGGCGCTGCTGTATGCGGTCAGCCTGTCGTGGAGCATCAACAGTATTTCCCATAACCAGATCCACAACGCCTATTTCACTCCGGCCTGGATGAACCGGGCCTTCGACCTGTTGTTGTCGGTCACCATCGGCTTCTCCCAGACCCTGTATCGCGATATCCACAATCGCCATCACCGGGGCAATTCCGACCTGCCGGACGCCCATGGCAAGACCATCGATCCGCTGTCGATCTACCTGCATGGCAAGGATGGCCAGCCGGACAACCCCTGGGCCTACACCTTCCTGAGCTTCTTTCGCGACGACCCCAAGGAGATCTACCAGGAAATGCAGCGCAAGCGCCCGGACGATGCGCGCTGGGTGAAAGTGGAGATCGCCGTGACGGTCGCGTTCTACCTGGCGCTGGCGTTCTTCGACTGGCACGCGGTGCTGGTGCTGCTGCCGTTCTGGTACCTGGGCCAGTCGCTGTCGTCCCTCAACGGCTACTACGAGCACCTGGGCGGTAACCCGGACCTGCCGATTGCCTGGGGCGTGAGCTCCTATAGCCCGCTGTACAACCTGATCTGGATGAACAACGGCTACCACGCCGAGCACCACTACCGGCCGAAAATGCACTGGACCAAGGTCAAGGCCTTCCATCGCCAGATTCGCGAGGAACAGCGTGCGGCGGGGGTGAAAGTGATCCCGGTGTCCCACGGGCTGGGCTTTTTGGTGTCCCACCGTCGGTAA
- a CDS encoding transporter: MTFVVVLLVAFSILLDVIGQLCFKLGLDRLPELEGGFRLNAFWGQVFNAPLLWCGVGAYAVEFFVWLEALSRAPLSLLFPAAALGYCGVVLAGKLVLGETVSRRRWLGTLVITAGVMLVCIAST, from the coding sequence ATGACGTTTGTCGTTGTGCTGCTGGTGGCCTTTTCCATCCTCCTGGATGTAATCGGCCAGCTGTGTTTCAAACTGGGCCTGGACCGCCTGCCGGAGCTGGAGGGAGGCTTCCGCCTGAACGCCTTCTGGGGCCAGGTATTCAACGCCCCGCTGTTGTGGTGCGGGGTAGGCGCCTATGCCGTGGAATTCTTCGTCTGGCTGGAGGCTCTGTCCCGGGCCCCGCTGAGCCTGCTGTTCCCGGCAGCGGCCCTGGGCTACTGCGGAGTGGTACTGGCGGGCAAGCTGGTACTGGGAGAAACCGTCAGTCGTCGGCGCTGGCTCGGCACCCTGGTCATCACCGCTGGCGTGATGCTGGTTTGCATCGCCAGCACCTGA
- a CDS encoding amino acid ABC transporter ATP-binding protein: MISIKNVNKWYGDFQVLTDCSTEVKKGEVVVVCGPSGSGKSTLIKCVNALEPFQKGDIVVDGTSIADPKTDLPKLRSRVGMVFQHFELFPHLSITENLTIAQIKVLGRSKEEATKKGLQLLERVGLAAHAHKHPGQLSGGQQQRVAIARALAMDPIVMLFDEPTSALDPEMVNEVLDVMVQLANEGMTMMCVTHEMGFARKVANRVIFMDKGQIIEDCQKEEFFGDINARSERAQHFLEKILQH; encoded by the coding sequence ATGATCTCTATCAAAAACGTCAACAAGTGGTATGGGGACTTCCAGGTACTGACCGACTGCAGCACCGAGGTCAAGAAAGGTGAGGTGGTGGTGGTCTGCGGGCCGTCCGGTTCGGGCAAGTCGACCCTGATCAAGTGCGTCAATGCCCTGGAGCCGTTCCAGAAAGGCGACATCGTGGTCGACGGTACGTCCATTGCCGACCCCAAGACCGACCTGCCCAAGCTGCGCTCGCGGGTCGGCATGGTGTTCCAGCACTTCGAGCTGTTCCCGCACCTGAGCATCACCGAGAACCTGACCATCGCCCAGATCAAGGTCCTGGGCCGCAGCAAGGAAGAGGCCACCAAGAAAGGCCTGCAACTGCTGGAGCGAGTCGGTCTGGCCGCCCATGCCCACAAGCATCCGGGCCAGCTTTCCGGTGGCCAGCAACAACGTGTGGCCATCGCCCGCGCCCTGGCCATGGACCCGATCGTCATGCTGTTCGACGAACCGACCTCGGCCCTGGACCCGGAAATGGTCAACGAGGTGCTGGATGTGATGGTGCAACTGGCCAACGAAGGCATGACCATGATGTGCGTGACCCACGAAATGGGCTTTGCCCGCAAGGTGGCGAACCGAGTGATCTTCATGGACAAGGGGCAGATCATCGAGGACTGCCAGAAAGAAGAGTTCTTCGGCGACATCAACGCCCGCTCCGAACGTGCGCAGCACTTCCTCGAGAAAATCCTGCAGCACTAA
- a CDS encoding GlpM family protein, with protein sequence MLKAALGAAVVVILAALAKTRNYYIAGLVPLFPTFALIAHYIVGKGRSIDDLKTTILFGMWSIIPYFVYLATLYVMVDRLRLEASLAVAAVAWLIAASILVSVWVRLHA encoded by the coding sequence TTGTTGAAGGCCGCCCTCGGGGCGGCGGTAGTGGTGATCCTGGCAGCCCTGGCCAAGACCCGGAACTACTACATCGCCGGCCTGGTGCCGCTGTTCCCGACCTTCGCCCTGATTGCCCACTACATCGTCGGCAAGGGCCGTTCGATCGACGACCTGAAGACCACCATCCTGTTCGGCATGTGGTCGATCATTCCCTATTTCGTCTACCTGGCGACCCTGTATGTCATGGTCGACCGCTTGCGCCTGGAGGCCTCACTGGCCGTCGCCGCCGTGGCCTGGTTGATCGCCGCCAGCATCCTGGTCAGCGTCTGGGTCCGGCTCCACGCCTGA
- a CDS encoding EamA family transporter — protein MSSNHANDWLHGRLGTLVLWFLLISFEGAGQIATKVGGDQLGQMDFSLQWLAAVVANPGVLTAIACYIGAFFVWMLILRRSSLSLAFPLSALVYVVVLLGSWLVLNEQINPLHWLGVFVIMGGIALLAEGEGEAA, from the coding sequence ATGAGTTCGAACCACGCTAATGACTGGTTGCATGGGCGCCTGGGTACCCTGGTGCTCTGGTTCCTGTTGATCAGTTTCGAGGGCGCCGGCCAGATCGCCACCAAGGTCGGTGGCGACCAACTGGGCCAGATGGACTTCAGCCTGCAATGGCTGGCAGCCGTGGTGGCCAACCCCGGAGTGCTGACCGCGATTGCCTGCTATATCGGCGCGTTCTTCGTCTGGATGTTGATCCTGCGGCGCAGCAGCCTGTCCCTGGCCTTTCCCCTGAGCGCACTGGTGTACGTGGTGGTCCTGCTGGGATCGTGGCTGGTGCTGAACGAGCAGATCAACCCGCTGCACTGGCTCGGGGTCTTCGTGATCATGGGCGGGATCGCCCTGCTGGCCGAGGGCGAAGGCGAAGCGGCCTGA
- a CDS encoding amino acid ABC transporter permease yields MNYNWDWGVFFKSTGVGSETYLDWFISGLGWTIAIAVVAWIIALILGSILGVMRTVPNRLVSGIATVYVEIFRNVPLLVQLFIWYFLVPDLLPQNLQDWYKQDLNPTTSAYLSVVVCLGLFTAARVCEQVRTGIQALPRGQEAAARALGFKLPQIYWNVLLPQAYRIIIPPLTSEFLNVFKNSSVASLIGLMELLAQTKQTAEFSANLFEAFTLATLIYFTLNMSLMLLMRLVEKKVSVPGLISVGGK; encoded by the coding sequence ATGAATTACAACTGGGACTGGGGCGTGTTCTTCAAGTCCACCGGCGTGGGCAGCGAGACCTATCTCGACTGGTTCATCTCGGGGCTGGGCTGGACCATCGCCATCGCCGTGGTGGCCTGGATCATCGCATTGATACTGGGATCGATCCTGGGGGTCATGCGTACCGTGCCGAACCGCCTGGTGTCGGGCATCGCCACCGTCTACGTGGAGATCTTCCGCAACGTGCCCCTGTTGGTGCAGCTGTTCATCTGGTACTTCCTGGTGCCCGACCTGCTGCCGCAGAACCTGCAGGACTGGTACAAGCAGGATCTCAACCCGACCACCTCGGCCTACCTGAGCGTCGTCGTCTGCCTGGGCCTGTTCACCGCCGCCCGGGTCTGCGAACAAGTGCGCACCGGTATCCAGGCCCTGCCCCGCGGCCAGGAAGCCGCTGCCCGCGCCCTGGGTTTCAAGCTGCCGCAGATCTACTGGAACGTGCTGCTGCCCCAGGCCTATCGGATCATCATTCCGCCGCTCACCTCGGAATTTCTCAACGTCTTCAAGAACTCCTCCGTGGCCTCGCTGATCGGCCTGATGGAGCTGTTGGCCCAGACCAAGCAGACCGCCGAGTTCTCGGCCAACCTGTTCGAAGCCTTCACCCTGGCCACCCTGATCTACTTCACCCTGAACATGAGCCTGATGCTGCTGATGCGCCTGGTGGAGAAGAAAGTCTCGGTCCCCGGCTTGATCTCCGTGGGAGGTAAATAA
- a CDS encoding arginase — MNILDLDHSLTAQEPIIRRLNSGQARRIDLLDLGPKLRLWSTERTYRHFTERLGQRPRHSGSKPEIFFVGSGDYHHLTPAFLGNLAEPVSLIHFDNHPDWVRFAPRRHCGSWVNRALQLANIQRIVTLGPCSEDLHNPQLRGGNLGALKHGKLQLFPWQHEPSRVWGQVGDGAGHQQQDKHLHWQNLAQVDWPAFLQGLIDSLPTEAVWITIDKDVLASEDAATNWDQGGMRLTHLLQAIRTLAARKRILGIDVCGEFAKPAFSNAFKRWEAKSDQPPAERWSQEDLLRNSVTNEALISLFEELFP; from the coding sequence TTGAACATTCTAGATCTCGACCACAGCCTGACCGCCCAGGAGCCGATCATCCGGCGCCTGAACAGCGGCCAGGCCCGGCGCATCGACCTGCTGGACCTGGGCCCCAAGTTGCGGCTCTGGTCCACCGAGCGAACCTATCGCCACTTCACCGAGCGCCTGGGCCAACGGCCACGGCACAGCGGTTCCAAACCGGAAATCTTCTTCGTCGGCTCCGGTGACTACCACCACCTGACTCCGGCCTTTCTCGGCAACCTGGCGGAGCCGGTGAGCCTGATCCATTTCGACAACCATCCGGACTGGGTGCGCTTCGCCCCGCGCCGGCATTGCGGCTCCTGGGTCAACCGGGCACTGCAGCTGGCGAACATCCAACGTATCGTCACCCTCGGCCCCTGCAGCGAAGACCTGCACAATCCACAGCTGCGCGGCGGCAACCTCGGCGCCCTGAAGCACGGCAAGCTGCAATTGTTTCCCTGGCAACACGAACCCTCCAGGGTCTGGGGCCAGGTCGGCGACGGTGCCGGGCACCAGCAACAGGACAAGCACCTGCACTGGCAAAACCTGGCACAGGTGGACTGGCCGGCGTTTCTTCAAGGGCTGATCGACAGCCTGCCCACCGAGGCGGTCTGGATCACCATCGACAAGGACGTGCTGGCCAGCGAGGACGCCGCCACCAACTGGGACCAGGGTGGCATGCGCCTGACCCACCTGCTGCAGGCGATACGGACCCTGGCGGCACGCAAGCGGATCCTGGGCATCGACGTTTGTGGCGAATTCGCCAAGCCAGCCTTCAGCAACGCCTTCAAGCGCTGGGAAGCCAAGTCCGACCAACCACCGGCCGAACGCTGGAGCCAGGAAGACCTGCTACGCAATTCAGTGACCAATGAAGCCTTGATTTCGCTGTTCGAGGAGCTGTTCCCATGA
- a CDS encoding sensor histidine kinase, translating into MKCDPTLYRATPPSLAVKPRLIRHLFLPPLIIVLMTALGYAGFWISEHNGIRTLSENGARQLELHARAVESEISKYTYLPSLLELESSVSTLLADPSPEHRQAVNQYLEGLNRRSRSRAIYVMDTTGRVLATSNWRDVDSYLGEDLSFRAYYQNAVRGYPGRFYGIGSTNGEPGYYLAHGLEEQGKIIGVAVVKVRLEALEERWQRARLEAFVSDENGIIILSSDPSRRLKSVRPLSDDTKERLARSLQYYWFPLNELEPLARERLAEGMEKLSFPANAELASDDKPISYLSQTRPLSDTPWNFTLLTPLQDLRREAINQGILVAVAFGLVAFLLIAWNERRKAIATRLAAREALQEANSQLERKITERTADLRASNERLKAQIRERRQAEETLRRAQDELVQAGKLAAIGQMSTSIAHELNQPLAALRTLSGNTVRFLERGALDTASANLKTINELIDRMGRITASLRSFARRGDDQGQASLGKAVDAALQVLGARIEPLPLQLHRDFSEQTLQIDQTRLEQILVNLMGNALDAMQAQPAPQLWLEGEASDGKYRLRVRDNGHGIDPETRKHLFEPFFTTKPGEQGLGLGLTLSASLAAATGGSLVVEHPASGGTAFVLSLPLASPTQAEPI; encoded by the coding sequence ATGAAATGCGACCCCACTCTCTATCGCGCTACGCCGCCATCACTTGCCGTGAAACCCCGCCTGATCCGCCACCTGTTCCTACCGCCGCTGATCATCGTGCTGATGACCGCCCTGGGCTATGCCGGCTTCTGGATCAGCGAGCACAACGGCATTCGCACCCTCAGTGAAAATGGCGCACGCCAGCTGGAGCTGCATGCCCGGGCCGTAGAGAGCGAGATCAGCAAGTACACCTACCTGCCCAGCCTGCTGGAACTGGAATCCAGCGTCTCGACGCTGCTGGCCGATCCTTCGCCGGAACACCGGCAAGCCGTCAACCAATACCTCGAAGGCCTGAACCGCCGCAGCCGCAGCCGGGCCATCTATGTCATGGACACCACCGGCCGGGTGCTGGCCACCAGCAACTGGCGCGATGTCGACAGCTACCTGGGCGAAGACCTGTCGTTCCGGGCCTATTACCAGAATGCCGTACGCGGCTACCCCGGGCGTTTCTACGGGATTGGCAGCACCAACGGCGAACCCGGCTACTACCTGGCCCACGGCCTGGAGGAACAGGGCAAGATCATTGGCGTGGCGGTGGTCAAGGTACGCCTGGAGGCCCTGGAAGAACGCTGGCAAAGAGCGCGCCTGGAAGCGTTCGTCAGCGACGAGAACGGCATCATCATTCTCTCCAGCGATCCCTCGCGACGCCTCAAGTCAGTACGTCCCCTGAGCGACGACACCAAGGAACGCCTGGCTCGCAGCCTGCAGTACTACTGGTTTCCCCTCAACGAGCTGGAGCCCCTGGCCCGGGAGCGCCTGGCCGAAGGCATGGAAAAACTGAGCTTCCCGGCCAACGCCGAACTGGCCTCCGATGACAAGCCCATCAGCTACCTGTCCCAGACGCGCCCCTTGAGCGATACGCCCTGGAACTTCACCCTCCTCACGCCCCTGCAGGACCTGCGCCGCGAGGCCATCAACCAGGGCATCCTGGTAGCCGTGGCCTTCGGCCTGGTGGCTTTTCTACTGATCGCCTGGAACGAGCGGCGCAAAGCCATCGCCACTCGTCTCGCCGCTCGCGAGGCCCTGCAAGAAGCCAATAGCCAGCTGGAACGCAAGATCACCGAACGCACTGCCGACCTGCGGGCCAGTAACGAGCGGCTCAAGGCGCAGATCCGTGAGCGCCGCCAGGCCGAGGAAACCCTGCGCCGGGCCCAGGACGAGCTGGTCCAGGCCGGCAAGCTGGCGGCCATCGGCCAGATGTCCACCAGCATCGCCCACGAACTCAACCAGCCCCTGGCGGCGCTACGTACCCTGTCCGGCAACACCGTGCGCTTCCTCGAACGCGGCGCCCTGGACACCGCCAGCGCCAACCTCAAGACCATCAACGAACTGATCGACCGCATGGGCCGCATCACTGCCAGCCTGCGCTCCTTCGCCCGCCGTGGCGACGACCAGGGCCAGGCCAGCCTGGGCAAGGCCGTGGACGCGGCCCTGCAGGTCCTCGGCGCACGTATCGAACCGCTGCCGCTACAGCTGCACCGCGACTTCAGCGAACAGACCCTGCAAATCGACCAGACCCGCCTGGAACAGATCCTGGTCAACCTCATGGGCAATGCCCTGGATGCCATGCAGGCGCAGCCGGCGCCCCAGCTCTGGCTGGAGGGCGAGGCCAGCGACGGCAAATACCGTCTGCGGGTGCGGGATAACGGCCACGGCATCGACCCTGAAACGCGCAAGCACCTGTTCGAACCCTTCTTCACCACCAAGCCCGGCGAACAAGGGCTGGGACTGGGCCTGACCCTGTCCGCCAGCCTCGCCGCCGCCACGGGCGGCAGCCTGGTGGTGGAACACCCGGCAAGCGGCGGCACCGCCTTTGTCCTCAGCTTGCCCTTGGCAAGCCCCACTCAAGCCGAGCCGATATGA
- a CDS encoding glutamate/aspartate ABC transporter substrate-binding protein translates to MRIVPHLLGAAIAAALISTPVFAAELTGTLKKIKESGTITLGHRDASIPFSYIADASGVPVGYSHDIQLKIVEAIKKDLDMPDLKVKYNLVTSQTRIPLVQNGTVDVECGSTTNNVERQQQVDFSVGIFEIGTRLLSKKDSTYKDFADLKGKNVVTTAGTTSERILKAMNADKQMGMNVISAKDHGESFQMLESGRAVAFMMDDALLAGEMAKAKKPTDWAVTGTPQSYEIYGCMVRKGDAPFKKAVDDAIVATYKSGEINKIYDKWFQSPIPPKGLNLMFPMSDELKALIANPTDKAADDKKS, encoded by the coding sequence ATGCGCATCGTTCCCCATCTGTTGGGCGCAGCTATCGCTGCCGCTCTGATTAGCACTCCAGTTTTCGCTGCCGAACTCACCGGCACACTGAAGAAAATCAAAGAGTCCGGCACCATCACCCTCGGACATCGCGACGCTTCCATTCCGTTTTCCTATATCGCCGATGCTTCGGGTGTGCCAGTGGGCTACTCCCACGACATCCAGCTGAAGATCGTCGAAGCCATCAAGAAAGACCTCGACATGCCTGACCTCAAGGTCAAGTACAACCTGGTCACCTCCCAGACCCGTATCCCGCTGGTGCAGAACGGCACCGTGGACGTCGAGTGCGGCTCCACCACCAACAACGTCGAGCGCCAGCAGCAGGTCGACTTCTCGGTCGGTATCTTCGAGATCGGTACCCGCCTGCTGTCCAAGAAGGACTCCACCTACAAGGACTTCGCTGACCTGAAGGGCAAGAACGTGGTGACCACCGCCGGTACCACTTCCGAGCGCATCCTCAAGGCCATGAACGCCGACAAGCAAATGGGCATGAACGTGATCTCCGCCAAGGACCACGGCGAGTCGTTCCAGATGCTCGAATCGGGCCGCGCTGTCGCCTTCATGATGGACGACGCCCTGCTGGCCGGTGAGATGGCCAAGGCCAAGAAGCCTACCGACTGGGCCGTGACCGGTACCCCTCAGTCCTACGAAATCTACGGCTGCATGGTCCGCAAGGGTGATGCTCCCTTCAAGAAAGCCGTGGACGACGCCATCGTCGCTACCTACAAGTCGGGCGAGATCAACAAGATCTACGACAAGTGGTTCCAATCGCCGATCCCGCCAAAAGGCCTGAACCTGATGTTCCCGATGAGCGACGAGCTCAAGGCCCTGATCGCCAATCCGACCGACAAAGCGGCTGACGACAAAAAGTCCTGA